A section of the Amycolatopsis sp. AA4 genome encodes:
- a CDS encoding MFS transporter, with product MPKTAAPEETSPFPRRVKIGIAGALSGMALGMLDSYIVATALPSIAADLGGPGSMTWIITAYALAIAASTQVWGKLSDQFDRKAMFLLSVTLFLAGSVLCGVAPTMGALIGFRALQGIGAGGLLVGTMAMVQVLVPAKESTRISSWTGLLLGGSLVGGPLAGGFLADTLGWRWIFYVNVPFGALCLIGTVVGVQLPAKNGKARIDYGGTVLLVAAVTCLTLATSWAGTRYAWNSPTILGLCAVAVAALTAFVFVERRCPEPLVPFRMFRTRNFALAQVLGFAFNVTMVATVTFTFLPLYFQNARDVPPSLSGLLLLPMTAGMVVVMNGSSKYLRRTGRFRILPILGSACVTAGMAGVCVLGPDTDPLLASLVGLPLGAGLGCLIQNTILITRLSVEPRDLGAALGLGSLTRTLGSGIGAALFGSLYVGALAAGPTPAAVTDGLHAVAAATLIVALLSLAAAYCVREVPLLDPH from the coding sequence ATGCCGAAAACCGCCGCGCCGGAAGAAACCAGCCCGTTCCCCCGGCGCGTCAAGATCGGCATCGCCGGGGCGCTGTCCGGCATGGCGCTGGGCATGCTGGACAGCTACATCGTCGCCACCGCGCTGCCCAGCATCGCCGCGGATCTCGGCGGCCCGGGGTCGATGACCTGGATCATCACCGCCTACGCGCTGGCGATCGCGGCGTCCACCCAGGTGTGGGGCAAGCTCAGCGACCAGTTCGACCGCAAGGCGATGTTCCTGCTGTCGGTGACGCTGTTTCTGGCCGGGTCCGTGCTGTGCGGGGTGGCCCCGACCATGGGCGCGCTGATCGGTTTCCGCGCGCTGCAAGGCATCGGGGCCGGCGGGCTGCTCGTCGGCACGATGGCGATGGTCCAGGTTCTGGTGCCCGCCAAGGAATCCACGCGGATCTCGAGCTGGACCGGCCTGCTGCTGGGCGGCTCCCTCGTCGGCGGCCCGCTGGCCGGCGGCTTCCTCGCCGACACGCTCGGCTGGCGCTGGATCTTCTACGTCAACGTCCCGTTCGGAGCGCTCTGTCTCATCGGGACAGTCGTCGGCGTCCAGCTGCCCGCGAAGAACGGAAAGGCGAGAATCGATTACGGCGGAACGGTTTTGCTCGTCGCCGCAGTCACCTGCCTGACCCTGGCGACCAGCTGGGCGGGCACCCGCTACGCCTGGAACTCGCCGACAATCCTCGGCCTGTGCGCGGTCGCGGTCGCCGCGCTGACCGCGTTCGTCTTCGTGGAACGCCGTTGCCCCGAACCGCTCGTCCCGTTCCGGATGTTCCGCACCCGCAATTTCGCGCTCGCCCAGGTGCTCGGCTTCGCCTTCAACGTCACCATGGTCGCGACAGTCACCTTCACCTTCCTCCCGCTGTACTTCCAGAACGCGCGGGACGTGCCGCCGTCGCTCAGCGGCTTGCTGCTGCTTCCGATGACGGCCGGGATGGTCGTGGTGATGAACGGAAGCTCGAAATACCTCCGCCGCACCGGCCGTTTCCGGATCCTGCCGATCCTCGGCAGCGCCTGCGTCACCGCCGGCATGGCCGGGGTCTGCGTCCTCGGCCCGGACACCGACCCGCTGCTCGCCTCGCTGGTCGGCCTGCCGCTCGGGGCCGGGCTCGGCTGCCTGATCCAGAACACGATCCTGATCACCCGGCTGAGCGTCGAACCCCGCGACCTCGGCGCGGCGCTCGGCCTGGGCTCGCTGACCCGGACCCTGGGCAGCGGCATCGGCGCGGCCCTGTTCGGCTCGCTGTACGTCGGCGCACTCGCCGCGGGCCCCACCCCGGCAGCGGTGACCGACGGCCTGCACGCGGTCGCCGCGGCGACGCTCATCGTCGCGCTGCTTTCCCTGGCGGCCGCGTACTGCGTCCGCGAGGTCCCGCTCCTCGACCCGCACTGA